Genomic DNA from Alistipes indistinctus YIT 12060:
TCCCCGAATCGGACGAATACGATACGTTGGCCGGTTATGTGATCGACCGTTACCAGGGTATTCCTTCCGCGGGCGAGACGATTCTCGACGGCGGCCGCAAGATTCGCGTGCTGCGCACCGAGTCGTCGAAAATCGAGCTGCTGCGTATCACGCTGGTCGGGACTTCGTCCCAAAAGAGCGTTCAGGCTTAAATTTTTAGCCTCCCGTGTAATGTGTAACGGGGAATTTTATTATCTTTGGACCTTATTACGGGCTCCTGCGCTGGCGGCGGGGCTCTGGGAAGAGAATCAAAAACAAATCGCTTTTCAAATATGGCAACACTCAACACATTAAGGACGCGGGGCGGCGTGATCGTTTCGATCGTGATCGGTATCGCGTTGCTGGCTTTCCTTTTGGGCGACCTCTCCTCTGCGGGTAACATGATGAATGCGCGCAAGATGCGGGTGGGCGAGATCGACGGCAACAAGATCGGTTATCTGGAGTACACCGAGCAGGTCGATTACCTGACCGGCATCCAGCAGACGATGACCGGCAAGGACGCACTCAGCAGCGAAGAGCAGATGCAGGTGCAGAACTTCGCGTGGGACAACCTGCTCAACAAGTACGTGCTTGCACCCGGATTCGAGGATGCGGGTATTCTCGTGTCGGAGAACGAGCAGGTCGACATGGTCGACGGCAACTACATTTCGCCGGTGATCACGGGCACATTCGTCAATCCCAATACGGGGGTCTACGATCCCGCGATGCTGCGCAATTTCGTTTCGAACATGGATCAGGATCCTACCGGTAAAGCGGGTATGATCTGGAACTATATGAAGAACCAGATGGTCAAGCAGCGCCTCTTCACCAAATATGTGGGCCTGGTGAGCAAAGGCATCTATGTGACCGATTTGGAAGTGGAACAGGGCGTGAACAATGCCAACAGCCTCAGCAACATCGCTTACATCCTCAAGGAATACAGCCAGATTCCCGATTCGACGGTGACTGTGCCCGAGTCCGATGTGCGCAAATATTACAAGGAGCATGAACGCATGTTCCGCCAGAGCGCTTCGCGCGATATCGAATACGTGGTCTTTGACGTGCTGCCTTCGCAGGACGATTATGCGGCTGTAGAGAAAACGGTGAACGAGATGGCCGCCGAGTTCGCTGCGGCTGAGAATCCGTTCCAGTTCGCAACGCTCAATTCGCAGATCCCCCCGGTAAAACGTTACCTGACCGAAAATCAGCTGCCCGCTCCGTTGGCAGGCTATGCATTCGGTCCCGACAGCAAGCAGATGTACGGTCCGGTACTCGATAACGACGTTTATACGATGGCCCGCGTTGCCGATGTGAAGATGCTGCCCGATTCGATCGGCGCACGCCACATCCTCCTTCCGGCCGACAAGAAAGCACAGGCCGACAGCATCCTGACCGCGCTGAAAGGCGGCGCTTCGTTCGCCGAGCTTTCGGAAAAATATTCGATCGACCCCCAGGCCAAACTCCGGGGCGGCGATCTGGGCGTCTTCTCTCCCGACCAGATGGTCGAAGAGTTCTCGCAGGCGGCGCTCGATACCAAACAGGGAGACTTTTTCGAAACGACGACCCGTTTCGGTATCCATATCGGTCAGGTAACCTCCAAGAGCAAGCCGGTCAAAAAGGTGCAGCTCGCGGTGATCACCGACAAAGTAGAACCGAGCGAAGCGACGCAGCAGGCTGTTTACGGCAAGGTGAGCCAGTTTATCGCGGCAGCCAACGGTTCGGCCGAAAACTTTGCGAAAGCGGTGTCCGACAATGCGCTCTCGAAACGTGTGGCCCGCATCCACAACACCGAACGCAATATCAGCGGCATGGACAACTCGCGTGAAATCGTGCGCTGGGCTTTCAATGCGGAACAGGGCGACGTATCGCCCGTCACCGAAGTCGACGGCAACTATGTGGTTGCACTGCTGACCGGCGTCAGCGAGGACGGAATCGCACCCCTGACTGCGGTTTCGCAGAACATCGCCACCATCCTGCGCCAGCAGATCAAAGGCAAGATGCTTTCCGACAGCCTGTCGGGCGGTACTTTGCTGCAGGCTGTGGCCACCAAGGTGGGAGCTGAGGTCAAAGAGGCCGGCGACGTCGATTTCAATTCGTTCTATGTAAATGGCGTCGGTGTCGAACCGGCCCTGATCGGTGCGGTGAGCGCGGTACAACCCGGCGCGCTTTCGAAACCGGTGGTCGGAATGGCCGGCGTCTACCTGTTCGACGTAACGGGCCGCCAGAATACCGACAACGTGACACCCGAAAGCGAGCGTGCACGTCTTGAGTCGATGGGCCTGTCGTACCTTTCCGAGCGCGTTTCGCAGGTGCTCGTCGAAGCTGCAAATGTGAAAGACAACCGCGTGAAATTCTTCTGATCGTGCGTTCCGATAAGTGCAGGGGCTATCCATTCGGATAGCCCTTCTCTTTTGTCTGCCGGTTTGCCAGCCAGCCGGTTTGTTCAGGTAAGTGGAATGGGGAAGAGGGAAACCGGGGAACGGCGAGGCCCGTCTTTCGGATGCAGGTGTTTTGTCCCTGTCGGTTGCTGCCGGGTCGGTATGCTTTCCGGACTTGGTTAATTGCCGGAAAAAAACTATCTTTACCTAAAGGAAAACTATGTAATATCAATATACGGGCTTATGTATGCGATACTGAAAGAGTGTCCGCTGTTCAGGGGACTGACGGTGGCACAGATAGAGGATATTCTCGCCGACAAGGGTAAATACGCCCTGAGCGAGTATCGTGACGGCGATCTGATCGCACAACGCGACACGGCCTACTCGGGGCTCATGATTATCATCAAGGGGAAAGTACACGGCAAAATGACCTATGCATCGGGGCGCAGTGCGGACATCGAACCGATCGAAGCGCCGCAACTGATTGCACCGGCCTTTCTTTTCGGCGGCTACAACAAACTGCCGATCGATGTGATCGCCGACGGCGATGTGACGATCATGACCATCCACCGCGGCTATATCTTCGAATTGATGCAGAACAATGTGGTCATCATGTCCAATTTCGTCGACATTCTTTCGAACCGTGCCAATGTATGGTCGAAGAAGATTTACTACCTCTCGTTCCGGTCGCTCCGGGAGAAGGTGGCGAATTACCTGCTCGACCATACCCATGCGGACAATTCCGCGCTGCTGATGCCCGACATTGCCGAAACCGCCTCTTATTTCGATGCTACGCGAAGCGCTTTGCAAACCGTGCTGGACGAAATGGCGAAGAAGCGCCTCGTGCGCCGTGACGGGGACAGCGTGGTCGTGCTGAACCCGCAGGGGTTGCGGGATATTCTTAAATAACCGGCATGCGTCTGTTTTACAATACGGGGATTTATCTGCTCGATGCCGGGTTGCATGCGGCGGGGATGTTTAACGATAAGGCGCGGTTGTGGTGCCGTGGCCGCCGTCGTATTTTCTCCCGGATGGCGGAGGCGGTTGCGGGCTGGAGCGGGGCGGACGGGTGTCCGGATACGCTTCCCGTATGTGGTGCCGAGGCCAAAGAACGTACAAGAACGGGGGACGGTTCGGATCATTGCACGGCCGGAACCGACCTGATCTGGTTCCACTGTGCATCGCTTGGTGAATTCGAGCAGGGACGTCCCGTGATCGAAGCGTTCCGGGCCGCGCATCCCGGCTGGAAGATACTGTTGACCTTTTTCTCTCCGTCCGGATACGAAGTTCGCAAAAATTATGCGGGAGCCGACTACATTTTTTACCTGCCGGCCGATACGCCGCGCAATGCCCGGCGGTTCGTTTCGATTTTCCGTCCGAAGATCGCCGTATTCGTCAAATACGAGTTTTGGGCCAACTACCTGTTCGCATTGCAGCGCAGCGGTGCGCGGGCTTACCTGATCTCCGGGATTTTCCGGCCCGGGCAGTCGTTTTTTAAACCGTGGGGGGGGCTGTTCCGCCGGGTGCTGGGTACGTTCGACCGGTTGTTCGTACAGAACGAAGAGTCGCTGAAGTTGCTCCAAGGGATCGGTGCGGTAAATGCCGAAGTGGCCGGCGACACCCGTTTCGATCGCGTTTATGCCATTGCACAGGGGGCAAAAGCGCTTCCGGAGGTAGAGCGTTTCGCCGAGGGTGCTGAAGTCTTCGTGGCCGGGAGTACCTGGCCGCCGGATGAACAATTGTTAC
This window encodes:
- a CDS encoding Crp/Fnr family transcriptional regulator, translated to MYAILKECPLFRGLTVAQIEDILADKGKYALSEYRDGDLIAQRDTAYSGLMIIIKGKVHGKMTYASGRSADIEPIEAPQLIAPAFLFGGYNKLPIDVIADGDVTIMTIHRGYIFELMQNNVVIMSNFVDILSNRANVWSKKIYYLSFRSLREKVANYLLDHTHADNSALLMPDIAETASYFDATRSALQTVLDEMAKKRLVRRDGDSVVVLNPQGLRDILK
- a CDS encoding 3-deoxy-D-manno-octulosonic acid transferase — its product is MRLFYNTGIYLLDAGLHAAGMFNDKARLWCRGRRRIFSRMAEAVAGWSGADGCPDTLPVCGAEAKERTRTGDGSDHCTAGTDLIWFHCASLGEFEQGRPVIEAFRAAHPGWKILLTFFSPSGYEVRKNYAGADYIFYLPADTPRNARRFVSIFRPKIAVFVKYEFWANYLFALQRSGARAYLISGIFRPGQSFFKPWGGLFRRVLGTFDRLFVQNEESLKLLQGIGAVNAEVAGDTRFDRVYAIAQGAKALPEVERFAEGAEVFVAGSTWPPDEQLLLALINANPDVKFILAPHEVDPARIERMIAQIDRPCLRYTQLTPQSDLAGGGVLFIDTIGILSSVYRYGKWGYIGGGFGVGIHNTLEAATFGLPLAFGPNYEKFQEARDLIGVGGARSISDYTQLADWFGILHGDAAEYQRSSSACAEYVRSHKGATGQIIAGIRV
- a CDS encoding SurA N-terminal domain-containing protein, with translation MATLNTLRTRGGVIVSIVIGIALLAFLLGDLSSAGNMMNARKMRVGEIDGNKIGYLEYTEQVDYLTGIQQTMTGKDALSSEEQMQVQNFAWDNLLNKYVLAPGFEDAGILVSENEQVDMVDGNYISPVITGTFVNPNTGVYDPAMLRNFVSNMDQDPTGKAGMIWNYMKNQMVKQRLFTKYVGLVSKGIYVTDLEVEQGVNNANSLSNIAYILKEYSQIPDSTVTVPESDVRKYYKEHERMFRQSASRDIEYVVFDVLPSQDDYAAVEKTVNEMAAEFAAAENPFQFATLNSQIPPVKRYLTENQLPAPLAGYAFGPDSKQMYGPVLDNDVYTMARVADVKMLPDSIGARHILLPADKKAQADSILTALKGGASFAELSEKYSIDPQAKLRGGDLGVFSPDQMVEEFSQAALDTKQGDFFETTTRFGIHIGQVTSKSKPVKKVQLAVITDKVEPSEATQQAVYGKVSQFIAAANGSAENFAKAVSDNALSKRVARIHNTERNISGMDNSREIVRWAFNAEQGDVSPVTEVDGNYVVALLTGVSEDGIAPLTAVSQNIATILRQQIKGKMLSDSLSGGTLLQAVATKVGAEVKEAGDVDFNSFYVNGVGVEPALIGAVSAVQPGALSKPVVGMAGVYLFDVTGRQNTDNVTPESERARLESMGLSYLSERVSQVLVEAANVKDNRVKFF